DNA sequence from the Pseudophryne corroboree isolate aPseCor3 chromosome 6, aPseCor3.hap2, whole genome shotgun sequence genome:
TCGCTCACTGGGCGGAGCGGTTATCAACTTATCTTTGCTTACGGTTTGTAATGACCGAAACCAAAGTATGGAGAGTGAATAATGGCCTGGTTTGCCAACTGAGAGAGGATATCCACCCCTTACTGGTTCAGTTACCAGAGCCTACAGAACTTAAAGGTGTAACTAGAGTGGGGAGCTTAAGAGAGAGACTTAATGCATTTGAGTTCAAAAACATTCAGAAGGTAACTAGTTCATTCCtagaggggtattcaattgtttgtaaagtcagttggttgtctgtttttccctatataatagacaggaaaaaacagacacccaacctacttttcaaacaattgaattccactgggccgcgccattttcccagtgatttctgcagcgctgctgctgcgccgcgggattccggagggtaagtatgaaaaaatattgggtgcagggtgtgcagtgtgggacccCCCTGGACCTGTGTGCAccacaaacactgcacccattataaatacgccagtgccatGGGGCTGCAATGGTGTCACCCCCTCAGCCATGCACCATGAAAggaagcaccactcacacactactaGTTACAAGTCTGGACATTAAGGACTAGGTAAAAGACAAACAAACCATTGAGTTCAGGCACACTGCATTTCTTACTAGCTGCTATAGCTTTAGATTTTAAACATTATTTTCATTAGTATTATTTATTCCATGTGTCACATTTGTGTAGTTTAATGTTTTATTACATTGCATAAAAAATGTTTTCTTGCCCAGTGTACACTTAGAAAGTTAGAGAAACATGTCACGTAGGCAGATGTCCTGTCTCCACCACATCCACGCACATGTAGAAATCAAGGGAGGCTGACCATATGTTTTCCTTTCTCTCAGTGATCATTACTTTTTCTCACAGCTGTATTTCTTTTATCCCTTCCTCTTATAACAGAACTTTacatttctgtgttcagtgtgggaATTCTTGTCCCAAAGGTTCCATTAAAGCTCAGATGCTATGAATTGTTTAATGACGCATCCATGTTTTAACCCTGTGATGGACTGACGTTCCTTCCTTATGTCAGTTCTTGCCATCGCTCAGTCTGGGTGTGGAttgttagatctacactaaaaaggtttactctcaataggtctaccactaattgtagacatgcattaggtccacaggatcaaaaggtcaacagggtctgaAGGTAgatatagaataggtagacagtagggatggttgacagggtcaaaaggtcggcagggtcaaaaggttgacatgaaaatggttgacacaaaaaagttgaatttttttgtttttggggtgttttgtcacttttctgccacaaacaagcaccattagtgtactgcgtcccctcgcattgctcgctttgcttgccatgcttcgggcaaggtgcctcactccgttaccgctgcattcggcacaggttactattcccaatcgtagtccacgtggatggtaaagtaggaaaaatcaacaaaaaaaaccttgtgtctaccatatgtgtgttgaccattgtcatgtcgaccttttgaccctgctgaccttTTAATTCTATCGACCTGTTGAACTgtgtaccttttacatgtcgacattttgaccctgtcgaccttttgactctgtgacctaatgcatgtctacaatcaggtagacctattgactgtagacctttttagtgtagacctATAGTCCGGATACTGCTCAGTCTTCCTCTATTCTGTTGTCATTCCGCTGACGTTTATTTATTCCACAGTTTTCCGTACCTTTCCTTTTACTTCTGTCATAACACTTTCTCTTCCTCTTACTGTCGGCTTCTTGGCTGCCAATTTAAATGAACCATGTCCCAAGCCTTGTTCTCCttctctcctgtcacactctgaACCCTCTCCCCTGTTATGTCACTATgtgaaacttttcccacactctgcCCCCATTCTTTCTGCTGAGTACATACTATATGTGGTTTTACTTCCTGCAACAGGAGAGCTTTGCGTAGCTGCTTTCTAATATGTATGAGGCCATTTGTAccttgtggggctaattcagagctgGCAGTAAAAAAAAAGCAAGTTACTTTGCATGTGACAAATCGTGCTGAAATGCAGGGGTGcaaaataaatgtattattattgtatgggtaaatactggctgcttctacatgtagcccacaaatgctggacagctttatttttacactgcattttagatacgAGTTTGGACACTCCCCTCGCAAATCTAATCTCTATGCACATTATAAATCTGCTCCCCCCCCCATCAATGGCTGCAGTggatgaccatcgatgatttccacaaccgatggtcatccctgctctttcactgactggcccatgggccaTCAGAACATGGGGAGGGGCTTTGCAGGtgttgggggcggagctatgctcagtgtccctgtacctaaaaaaaatataataataattgttATGCCTTGACATAGATGGAGGGATTTACCATCTGGGTAATGTATTATTTATGGGTCCATTCACTATAAGGGGCCTAATTTGGCAGTCCTGCAGTCAGCCAACCAAACATTTTTTCTAATTTGCTTGATGGAACTGATACGTCTGCAGATGCTACTAGTTCCCAGTCATCTGCTCCTTATTAAAGGACGGGGATCTGGTGTGCaaagagggatctgattggatccctccacCTATGCCAATTAGGCCTTATTAATGAACAGGCCCCATAGTGAGGCATTCCTGTGACTTTGTAATTTCATCCTACAGGTCCTGAATGTGGACCCTCTGCCAGTGCCTGCAGATACTGTATATGggacaagttaaaaaaataaacaaaacaaaaattggaCTCACAAACATGCTTTATTTTCAGTGATTAGCATTACACACTACGTACGTCCTTGTGCTCAGAGAAGTTCTATCACAAATTTGCTTTTGTCAAGTTTTTCTTTTTCCGAAATTGTCACTTAAGAAGTGTATACAGTAGCTGTAAGGCACACATGTCCAAGATATCAATTGTGTAGCTTTTTAGATTTAACAACATCAATATATAATGGGCTGTTTTTATACACTCTTAACATGTTGCATGTACTTTTATGTTATCTTCAAGCTGTTGTGCATACTCCATATTTGCTCCTTTAGGGAGGCTTCAAACTTCAACCAAAATGGCCACTGTCTATCTGCTATCTTGTTTAAGTGTTAGAGTTCCAAAGCAGAACACTGACTTGTACCACTGAGAGAGACCCTGTTATTACCGCTAgggccatcctgctactacccctggTACTGCTAGCATCCTGCAGAGCTACCCACATACAGTCATCGGCTGGTGACCTGTATGCTCAGCTCTATTTGTATAACTGAGTATGCCTGTACAAATCACATCTGATGAATAAGCCATCCCACTGGTTAAGTACTGGGCTGTTCACTGACTTCATAGCATCTAATGGTGTGTACCATCACTCTGTCATACCAATGCAAATTGTACACacatacgagggtggttcaataaataaggtaacaagacctctcattatGTAACTTTATTCAACCCTTACATATACATATAACCGATAGTATGGCCTTGTTATAGATTATTTTTCACCATGGTCCCCATACTAGTCTAAGCATTGGTTCCAACGGTACACCAAGGAATCTATCCtggcatagaagaaatcagtgtcaagtgcctgaagccaggacatgaccGTTTGCAGAATTTCCCTGTCAGTTGCGTATTgccttccacccaggtgcttcttcaatggtccaaagagatAGAAATCACTTGGTGCCAAGTCATTGTCaattgtcatctgtggtggacgtgcttgACCAGACATATTGCTGCTTATCTTGAACGTCtgtctgtcctgccattatcaaaggcagtgcaccaaacctgatTCCTTGGCATGACATTATCTTACACCTCAACAAGTTGGGGATACATTCCAGCTGCTGATGTTCCCTTTATATGCAGAAATCTGATtacactatgcacctcaatgtgtgaccatgtgtctGTCAGCCCTTCCATTTTACATCTGATGTTAGAACATTATGACTGATATGGGGAGCAGTCTAatggccatgggggggggggggggagcagcggtcTGGCCCGGTGGGAAATTGAAATCAAATAGAGAACGTTACACGCGtgatttattgaaccaccctcatatttAAACATAAGCCATATATGGGCTGATGACTTCTGCATAGCCTAGTTTAAATCAAACTACTCCAAATGACATTTCCTTTCTTACCCCGCCGCCCCCACCAAAACAATGCCTGCGTTCATACACATATAACATGGAGCCAGCACTGCACTTCCTGTGCAGGGAGTCCTTCCTCGCATTTGCGTTTCGGTTTGGACTGAAAGGGTTATTgagttttgttagcaaaccaaaaaagcacactaatggacaaaaccatattGCGctgcagcagggccgtaactagggggggggggggggctaagggggcatgcgccccgggtgcaggatttgagggggcgccaaggagttacagaggaacagggtttttttaaggttttttttttttaccggcagtgctgtgctgctccagtgaggcaccagacagcatccttggcaatgtctctgacccacctgtctgcccacagctggctcctgtCTTAAgctctcttctttgccacgcagtgctgcgactagcgtgcagtgcactgtacaagctaaagaagcgcactgtgctctcagttagcagtatcaagctccgctttgcctcccagatggggggatttggtgtagcttataggaggatgtagtgtagtgatgtagtgtaccatatatggtatgtagtatagtgatgtattgcagtatataggggcatgtagtgcactgatgtggtgtagcatataaggggatgtagtgtagtgatgtagtgtagcatatagggtatgtagtgcagagcataggggcatgtagtgtagtgatgtagtccaGCATGTAAgggatgtagcatagtgatgtagtgcagtggataggagaatgtagtgcagtgacaaagtgttatgatatagtgcaatgtatggggacacagtggatcatgtagttgaacacgctggcagggcatgtgacgcatactgtagggcatttgatgcacataggggaatattgtccaatagtatctccttttttcaaatttcctggtaatctaatattttagtctgacagagtttgttttactgttgttgtttttaatggaggggggggggggcgcaaactattaccttgccccgggtgacgaaaatactagtttcggccctggctgcAGGTTGggaagatgtaacatatgcagagagatttagatgtgggtgggttaaattgtttctgtgcatggtaaatactggctgttttatttgtaCCCTGCaagttagatttaagtttgaacacaccccaccctctgcacatgttacatctgcctcacctgcagtgcaacatggtttacctattagtgtgcttttttggtttgctaacaactctgaataaggccctcagtGCACAGTTGCTGAGCATGGTGCGATGGCTTTGGTGGGTGTCTCTGTTCACCTGTGGTCAGCTGCTACACTTGCGTTACCTCGCAGTTCCATGACTGAAAAGGATCACTGCTGCATCGGCATCGCAACtgcatctgaatgaggcccattatgGCTAACTCCGGATACACTCTGCATCAGTAAGTGCGTGTTAATAGCCTGGTGGTCGCGCCTACCTCTTCACCTTGAACTCTATATTCCAACTTATTCTGCACCCAAAAGCCAGTTCAGGTGGTGGTTTGTAGGTATATGTTATTAGATCTCCTCATATAGGGCAGCATGTATGTTACAAGTAATTATCTTACAAGACGTACCATTCAACAACCAAATTCCCCGTTATTATAAGCTGATAACATAGTGGAATCTTGCATGATACTCTGTATGTACTTCCCCTGACCCACAGAGCTTCATAGAGGAACTTAAAAGTCAATTAAGGAAACTGCCTAGCACATTTATTTTCAGAGCCTATAAAAGGAGCAAATTTCAGACACAAATAGACATAATATAAACATCGTTAGAGCGAGATGCAGGCTCATGCACTGGGCTTCGTTTCGGTAATCTAGAGTTAGCTGCAAATTAGAAATTGTTTCTCTGCTGTTTTTGTCAATGTCTCTGATTAAATATTAAGAGTAGAGATGAGAAGTGAGGATTCTGGTTAATCCAACACTTCTGAATTTTACAGATGTGAGATATTTACTAAACGTCAGAATTTCACGATGATCATTGACTGTGACTGATTTCAAACAGCAATAGTAATTATTGTAAAATTAGGCTtgtttagcattaattactattgcTGTTTGAAATCCATCGGTCAAAGCCTCCAAAGCTCAACGTTTTGATAAGCAGAGAGTAAAACTACCCATACGGCTTGTTGAAAATCAGAATTTTGATGAGCAGTATGGGGATGCCGGAAGGCAGCATTGTATGCGCACCGGCAGTACAGCAGTAAACATgatggtaaaataaataaatatatatatatatatatatatatatatatacacacacacacacacacacacacacacacacacacacttgtttttGTGACCTCATCGGGACCCATGTATGGAACATCCCTCATGGGGACACCATTTCCCTTACCCCTGGAAGGGCCCAGCCTGTAGCCTGTGCAAGGGGACAGAGGGTGCGGGCATGCGTGGCCTGGGAGGGGACCATGGGGACATAATATATGGATCAATTTATGTGTGACACCCTCCCCCCAGGTGGCCAATGGGTGCAATGgcacccacattttattatgtattgatttatttattcatttatttatttatttatttgtgtatggatgcatgtgtttgtttacttatttattatttatttagttcaTGTTCTTTCTCTTTATCGCAGTTATTCTGTTCTTTATGTAGAATTTAATTgaaagccagttccgagccttcagtgcttgggtttcagcccgtaggcacgcatcacaatccttcttgcccgtaaccttgcaggagtggatgaaccgcatcatgtgtctttcaacggctctgacttccgctggggtccatggttttctcttagcacctctgctgtcacctttgtgggagaggaaaggtcagtcaccctgcaaggccatcaccagccaaggccacccccccacacccccaccccccctcaccagcatggaaggttgcacccacctttaggaatggctccctccactgccacactgtttgcttctttctcggtgtgcaccactgtcacctcactggcttgcctctctggctcatccccagagtcatcacttgccacctggattggttctggaaatagagaaagacagtaaaccccgtcacaccagcccacttacagtgtcagtccctggagacacttgtccagtgatacttaccatctggatcaatggagatctcctccagactgcggcccctgaactcagccattctcccttgctccagggccacaaagagcttgcttaacttggccagCTGCAGGGTACCTTCTGGAAGACGATAATACTGTCTATGCACCCGTATGTCATGTCCGAGGAAATCGGCTAGCTGGTCCATCTCGGTGTCGCttaggttgaggaccctggaaagggtggctacatgcttccggaggcgggtggaggacagtgcttcgggatgcttggccccacactcccgggcatagagacgaatgcagtcggatcccctgaagtgtgataaggcggctggcctggcaaacatgtagaaattttcaggggtgacaccacactctgcCCTCTTCTCGGTCAGGATCTCCATGGCTTTCTGCATGCATGGGGATAACAGGATGGGAACCTTCCTGCCTCTTTTACCAGGTATCTCAATACGGGTGAAGTGGTGACAGAGAGCCTTCTCCATCTCCGAGAGGGCCTGGGCCACGTCACCCTGCAGGTCAGCTGTGTGCCGTGATTCAAATGAGGATAGCCGCATCTTGgacacctcaccttccctcctgcggttgaagaggatcaactgtgtgagggtgaccttggccagcattgaccactgctttggagaagggtgggcagataacccatccaagtactcccgctgccggtcaaggaggtacaggttcaatcgcttcacgtcgtcagtgaagggtaggaggagtggggcattccattttctctaacgtcctagtggatgctggggactccgtcaggaccatggggaatagcggctccgcaggagacagggcacaaaagcaagcttttaggatcacatggtgtgtactggctcctccccctatgaccctcctccaagcctcagttaggtttttgtgcccggccgagaagggtgcaatctaggtggctctcttaaagagttacttagaaaaagtttttaggttctttattttcagtgagtcctgctggcaacaggctcactgcatcgagggacttaggggagagattttcaactcacctgcgtgcaggatggattggattcttaggctactggacatagctccagagggagtcggaacacagggctcgccctggggttcgtcccggagccgcgccgccgaccccccttgcagacgctgaagatgaagaggtccgga
Encoded proteins:
- the LOC134934931 gene encoding uncharacterized protein LOC134934931, which translates into the protein MLAKVTLTQLILFNRRREGEVSKMRLSSFESRHTADLQGDVAQALSEMEKALCHHFTRIEIPGKRGRKVPILLSPCMQKAMEILTEKRAECGVTPENFYMFARPAALSHFRGSDCIRLYARECGAKHPEALSSTRLRKHVATLSRVLNLSDTEMDQLADFLGHDIRVHRQYYRLPEGTLQLAKLSKLFVALEQGRMAEFRGRSLEEISIDPDGKYHWTSVSRD